The following coding sequences lie in one Prionailurus viverrinus isolate Anna chromosome X, UM_Priviv_1.0, whole genome shotgun sequence genomic window:
- the CHST7 gene encoding carbohydrate sulfotransferase 7: MKGRRRRRREYCKFALLLVLYTLVLLLVPSVLDGGRDGDKGAGHCPGLQHSLGVWSLEAAAADEREQGAEGRPAASGGAGPSPQSLGNLSGDVAEAVSREKQHIYVHATWRTGSSFLGELFNQHPDVFYLYEPMWHLWQALYPGDAESLQGALRDMLRSLFRCDFSVLRLYSPPGDPAARAPGAANLTTAALFRWRTNKVICSPPLCPGAPRARAEVGLVEDAACERSCPPVALRALEAECRKYPVVVIKDVRLLDLGVLVPLLRDPGLNLKVVQLFRDPRAVHNSRLKSRQGLLRESIQVLRTRQRGDRFHRVLLAHGVGARPGGQSRALPAAPRADFFLTGALEVICEAWLRDLLFARGAPAWLRRRYLRLRYEDLVRQPRTQLRRLLRFSGLRALAALEAFALNMTRGAAYGADRPFHLSARDAREAVHAWRERLSREQVRQVEAACAPAMRLLAYPRSGEDDDLEPPVDEKPLETEADGAT, from the coding sequence ATGaagggccggcggcggcggcgccgggaGTACTGCAAGTTTGCGCTGCTGTTGGTGCTCTACACGCTGGTGCTGCTGCTCGTCCCCTCCGTACTGGACGGCGGCCGCGACGGCGACAAGGGCGCGGGGCACTGCCCGGGCCTGCAGCACAGCCTGGGAGTGTGGAGCttggaggcggcggcggcggacgAGCGCGAGCAGGGCGCCGAGGGGCGGCCGGCTGCCTCGGGGGGCGCGGGCCCGTCCCCCCAGTCCCTGGGCAACCTCAGCGGCGATGTCGCGGAGGCGGTGTCTCGCGAGAAGCAGCACATCTACGTGCATGCCACCTGGCGCACCGGCTCGTCGTTCTTGGGCGAGCTCTTTAACCAGCACCCGGACGTTTTCTACTTGTACGAGCCCATGTGGCATCTATGGCAGGCGCTGTATCCGGGCGACGCCGAGAGCCTGCAGGGCGCGCTGCGCGACATGCTGCGCTCCCTCTTCCGCTGCGACTTCTCAGTGCTGCGGCTGTATTCGCCGCCCGGGGACCCCGCCGCGCGCGCCCCGGGCGCGGCCAATCTCACCACGGCCGCCCTCTTCCGCTGGCGGACCAACAAGGTCATCTGCTCGCCGCCGCTTTGCCCCGGCGCGCCCCGTGCCCGCGCCGAGGTCGGCCTCGTCGAAGATGCCGCCTGCGAGCGCAGCTGCCCGCCCGTGGCTCTACGCGCCCTGGAGGCCGAGTGCCGCAAGTATCCGGTGGTGGTCATCAAGGACGTGCGCCTCCTCGACCTGGGTGTGCTGGTGCCTCTGTTGCGTGACCCCGGCCTCAACCTGAAGGTGGTGCAGCTTTTCCGTGATCCACGGGCCGTGCACAACTCGCGCCTCAAGTCCAGGCAGGGGCTGCTGCGCGAGAGCATCCAGGTGCTGCGCACCCGCCAGCGGGGCGACCGCTTCCACCGCGTGCTGCTGGCGCACGGCGTGGGCGCTCGGCCCGGGGGCCAGTCCCGCGCCCTGCCCGCCGCACCGCGCGCCGACTTCTTCCTGACCGGCGCGCTCGAGGTCATCTGCGAAGCCTGGCTGCGCGATCTCTTGTTCGCGCGCGGAGCTCCCGCCTGGCTGCGGCGCCGCTACCTGAGGCTGCGCTACGAGGACCTGGTGCGGCAGCCGCGCACCCAGCTGCGCCGCCTGCTGCGCTTCTCCGGGCTGCGCGCGCTCGCCGCCCTCGAAGCCTTCGCGCTCAACATGACGCGGGGCGCGGCCTACGGCGCAGACAGACCCTTCCACCTGTCGGCGCGCGATGCCCGCGAGGCCGTGCACGCCTGGAGGGAGCGCCTGAGCCGAGAGCAGGTGCGCCAGGTGGAGGCGGCCTGCGCTCCAGCCATGCGTCTGCTGGCTTATCCTCGCAGCGGAGAGGACGACGACCTGGAGCCGCCTGTGGATGAGAAGCCGCTGGAGACCGAGGCCGACGGCGCCACGTAG